The window GCAGGCAGCTGGTTTCCTGCGCATTCAAAATGCAAAGAACCCGCTCGATAAAAGTGCCGTACACCCGGAGCGTTACAACATCGTATCTAAAATGGCGGCAGATGTAAACTGCACCATTGATGAGCTGATGCAGGACAAGGAGAAGCGCCAGGCCATCGATCTGAAGAATTATGTAAGCGAAGAAGTTGGTTTGCCAACCCTGCAGGATATTCTTAGTGAGCTTGAAAAACCAGGAAGAGATCCCAGGAAAGAGTATGAGCTATTTTCTTTTGCGGATGAGGTACATGAAGTTTCCGATCTTAAAGTAGGCATGAAGCTGCCGGGCATTGTTACAAACGTAACTAATTTTGGTGCTTTTGTGGATATTGGCGTACATCAGGATGGGCTGGTGCACATCAGCCAGCTGGCAGACCGCTACGTGGGCAATCCTGCAGAAGTGGTGAGTGTACAGCAGAAGGTGGAGGTAACCGTAACAGAGGTAGATGTTGCCCGCAAGCGCATTGCCCTTAGTATGAAGAAAGATCCATTTGGTACCGAACCTAAGGAGCCTAAAGGCAAATCCAATGAGCAATCCTCAAAAGGGGGTAAGAAACAGGAGGGAGGCAGGTCCGGTAAAAAGGAGGAGCCCAAAGCGGAGTCTCAGGATATGAATGCCATGCTTCTAAGCCTGAAGAATAAATTCAGGAGCTAGATACAACTTTTTTGCTTTTTAAGCAGAGAGATTGCTTTCAAAACGGCCTCTGCAGATTTGCTGAGGCCGTTTTTATTAGCTTGTAGTATTTGAGCAATAATGCACCCCAAGGCAGCGAAGTGACGTGTAACGGTCGCACGTTTCTTCGCCGGGACTGCTGCTGTAATTCGGTTTCCCTGCGTGTAGATACCAGATCGCCGCGCTCCGCTCGCGAAGACAGGGCCTGCGGGTTTTAGATAATCACTTGTTATAACAATTGAGCCCCTTTGGCATCAGGCTTTTTGAATTTTGAATAAAGTGTGAGCACTCGCAAGAAAGTCCTTAAACAGAAAAAGCGGCCCATGCTATGAGCCGCTTTTTGAGGAGGAGAGAGGAATGCTATTCCTCGCCGACCAGCTCTTTCCACTGGGCGAATCGTTCAGAAATCTTTGCCTGCATCTTCGCGTAATTATCCCAGGTATCCTGTACATGGTAGATAGAGGGCAGCGAGCCTGCTAATAAATCAGTATAGTCTTTTCTGTATATACCACCACCGTAGTAGAAATAGGCAAAGAGGTTGCCCTGGCGGTTAAACAGTTCATATCCCAGGTAGCCATCCCAAAGCTCACTTAAAATGGTGCAGCTGATTTCCCTGCGCTGAAAACGGAATACCTGGATACCTGCCTCATCTTCGAAATATTCAGAATACAGTTCATTTTCGATGATCCACCCCAAAAACATGCCGATGTGCACATAAGCCTGCTCAATTGGTAAGGATTCAGGGAAATTTCCCAGAAAATGATTCCTTGCATTATCGTATATATTCTTTTCCAAAGGAGAGGATTTACTGTTCTTTAAGACATCCATTGTTGGGTGATTTAGAAGCGCTTATGGATAAGATTGATTACCATTGCAATTGTCAAATTACCGAATATTTTGGCTGTCAATAAAGATGATGTAATATATTACTAAGGAATGGTGGAAAGAGGTCTGTCACCAAAGAAGAAATAACAGAGTAAAATTGCGGCTATAATACCAACAATATCAGCAATAAGGCCACATGCCACAGCATATCTGGTTTTAGTAATATTTACCGAACCAAAGTATAAAGCAATCACATAGAAGGTAGTTTCCGTTGATCCTTGCATGATACTCACCAGGGTGCCGGGAAAAGAATCGGCACCATAATTTTGCATGGCTTCTACCATCATTCCCCTGGCACCACCACCACTAAATGGTTTGATCAATGCAGTTGGCAGTGCTGGCACAAAACGTGTATCCAGTCCAGCCAGTTCTACTAATCCTGCTATACCATTAATCAATAAAGGAAGTGCACCGCTAGTACGAAAGATACCGATCGCTACCAGGATGGCCACCAGATAGGGAATAATTTTAACAGCCACTGTAAAACCTTCCTTTGCCCCTTCTATAAATGCTTCATAGGCATTTACTTTTTTACGCCAGGCCATCAGGATAAAGGTAATAATGATACTGAAGATAATGATGCTGCTTACCTGGCTCGAGGCAACAGAAATCTCATCAGAGCTAAGGGTGCTGAAGTAAGCAATCAGACCGGCTATGAACAAGGTAAGGGTGCCCAGGTAGAAGAGTACAACCCTGTTGAAAAGGTTAATCTGCTGAAAAAAGGAAACAGCAATCAACCCTGCAATGGTAGAAAAATAGGTTGCCAGTAAGGTGGGAATAAAAATATCTGCCGGATTAGCGGCACCCTGCTGTGCGCGGTAAGCCATGATACTCACCGGTATGATAGTTAAGCCGGAGGTATTAAGCACCAGGAACATAATCTGTGCATTGGTGGCTGTATCAGGCTTGGGATTCAGGGTCTGGAGTTCTTCCATGGTTTTCAAACCCAGTGGCGTCGCGGCATTATCCAGTCCCAGCATATTGGCTGAAAAGTTCATGACCATGGGTCCGAAAACAGGATGGTTAGGTGGTACCGCCGGAAATATTCTTTTAAAGAACGGACCGATAATTTTGTAAATACCTTCTACCACGCCTCCTTTTTCACCAAGACGCATAAGTCCCATCCAGAGGGCTAACACACCTGTTAAAAACAGGGAAAGCTCGAAGCCTGTTTTTGCCATTTCAAAGGTAGATTCTACAATGGCAGGGAAAACAGCCGTATCTCCAAAAGCCAGCAGTTTGAACATGGCTACAACAAAGGCAATCAGGAAAAAGGCGATCCAGATGTAATTAAGAACCATGAATAGGGTTATTGTGGGCGAAAGAATATGAATTAGAGAGATTGCTGCAGGCTTCTAACAGTTTTAACAGCCAGAAGTATCTGTTTTATCAGGTGCCGGTACCTGATTAATCAAGTTAAGTATATGACAGGCTGCAAGTCCGGCAGTTTCGGTGCGTAACCTGCTGGGACCAAGGCTTACAGGCTTTAAATCATGCTCCAAAGCTACGCTGATTTCTTCATTAGAAAAATCACCTTCCGGTCCGATCAAGATACAATAGTCATGATGGCTACCTGCTGCCTGCATCAGGTGCGAACGAGGCTCCTCATCCACATAAGCAATGAATTTATGGATATTTTCATCAGCCAGTGAATCAATGAATGCTCTATACCCAACAGGCTCATGAATACGGGGCATCTGAAAATTGAGAGATTGTTTCATGGCACTGACTGCCTTTTTGTAAAGCCGGTCTGGATTGATCTTTACTCTTTCACTGTGCTGGCACAACAGAAGACTCACCTGGTCTATCCCCAGCTCAACGCATTTCTCGAGCATCCACTCCAGCCGGTCTGTATTTTTGGTAGGCGCAATGGCCAGGTGAATGCTATAGGGCCTTGCTGCCTGTTCTTTTTCACTAATAATGGTAAAGGAACAGCGGGTTGGATTCGCATCCTTCAGCTGGCATTCAAACAGCTGATTCCTGCCATTAGTCACCCAGATGGTATCACCGGCACGATGGCGTAACACACGTGCGCAATGTTTACTTTCCTCTTCGGTTAAGCTAAGAAGCTGTGGCGTTTCCGGCTGATAGAATACTTGCATTTTGCAAAGATAGGAGATAGAAAACAAAAAAATCCTGACGTTGCCGGCAGGATTTTATAGATGTATGTTTTTTATCCTAAGCGCTGTTGCAGTCCACTTACCAGCGCAACATATTCCTGTTTTGCCTGCTCGGCAGATTTGCCTTTTTGTTCTTCCCATGCACCGTACTTGGCCATGGCTTTAAAATCGAATCCGCCGGGACGCTCTCCCTTGACATCGCCTTCGGTTGCCTGTTTGTAGAGGGCATAGAGCTTGAGCAGCTCCTCATTGGAAGGCCGCTTACTTAACTGCTGTGATTGGGATACAGCTTGCTGAAATTCTTGATCTGTTACCATAGGGCTAACTTAAATAATAGTATGTATGCATACAAATTTATCTTATGCATACATAACAAAAAAAGCCCTGAAATTTCAGGGCTTCGTATTTACTTAAAGAATGAGATCTAATTATCTGTTATCAACCTGGACATAAGGGCGATGAGTAGCACCTGTATATACCTGACGAGGACGGCCGATTGGTTCACGGTTTTCACGCATTTCCTTCCACTGGGCGATCCAGCCTGGCAAGCGGCCAAGTGCAAACATCACGGTGAACATTTCAGTAGGAATGCCCATGGCACGGTAAATAATGCCGCTGTAGAAGTCAACATTTGGATATAGCTTACGCTCGATGAAATAATCATCATTCAGCGCAGCATCCTCGAGTTTTTTAGCGATTTCCAGCACCGGATCATGAATACCCATTTTGGATAATACATCATCGGCTGCTTTTTTGATAATTCTGGCACGCGGATCAAAGTTTTTATATACCCGGTGTCCAAAGCCCATAAGGCGGAACGGATCGTTTTTATCCTTTGCCTTCTCCAGGTATTTATTGGCATCACCGCCATCAGCCTTGATCTGCTCCAGCATTTCAATCACCGCCTGGTTAGCACCGCCATGCAGCGGTCCCCACAGCGCGTTGATACCTGCTGATATAGAAGAATAAAGACTTGCCTGCGATGATCCTACAATCCTTACAGTAGAGGTAGAGCAGTTCTGCTCATGGTCGGCATGCAGAATCAGTAATGTATCCAGTGCTTTTGCCACAACAGGATCCGGGGTATAATCCTCTGCCGGAAGGCAGAACATCATGCGCAGGAAGTTGCTGCAGTAGTCCATCTTGTTATTGGGATAGATCACTGGGTGGCCCATTTCATTTTTATAGCACCAGGCAGCAAACGTTGGCATTTTAGCCAGTATGCGAATAATGCTAAGATTTACCTCATCCCCGCTGCGGTTTGGATCCAGTGAGCGTGGGTAAAAAGCAGTGAGGGTGCAAACCAGCGACGCAAGTACGCCCATGGGGTGGGCATTGGAGGGGAAGCCATCCAGAATCTTCTTGATGTCTTCGTGCACAAGCGTATGGTAGGTGATATCCTGCTTAAAACTTTCAAATTCCTGTTGCTTGGGCAGCTCACCATAAATCAGCAGGTAAGCAACCTCAAGAAAAGTGGATTTTTCAGCCAGGTCTTCTATGTTATAGCCTCTATATCGCAGAATTCCCTTTTCACCATCTAAAAAAGTAATGGCACTTTTAGTAGCTCCTGTATTTTTATAGCCTGGATCAAGTGTTATCAAGCCACTTTCGGAACGCAGAGTACTGATATCAATAGCCCGCTCGTTTTCTGTACCTTCAACAATCGGCAGTTGATAAGTCTGGCCATTATACTGAAGGGTAGCAAAATTATTGGACATGCCTAAGTATAGTTTTGGTTGTATACTACGTAAAATTTACGGTAGCGAATATAATACAAAATCCGGGGAAGACGAATCTGTTTAACATAATGGCCAAAAAATGTAATCTTTTTACAATATTATCAAACTGACCGCTCCTACAGAGGTTATATGGGACGAACAGAGTAGGTATGATTGAGGAGCTTTATCAATTCATAAATGTGGTTGTTGCAGCCATTCTTACCGGATTTATAGGCTGGGAACGCGAGCAGCGTAATATGCCTGCAGGCCTTCGCACCAATATGATTGTTGGGGTAAGCTCGGCCCTGCTGGTAATCCTGGGACACATGATGGTGGGGTACTATGACAGAGTGGATGCGGGGGCTGATTTACAGTATGATCCATTGCGGGTGGTGCAGGCCATCATCGTAGGGGTAGGTTTTATTGGTGGAGGTACTATATTAAAGGTACCCGAAAAAGAAAAGATCCGCTACCTCACCAGTGCTGCCACCATTCTTATTTCAGCAGGGATTGGAATTGCAGTTGCCCTTGAACGCTATGTACTATCAGTATTGGTCGTGGGGCTGATCCTGGTCGTCAATTACGGGATCCGCAAATGGGAAAACCATACCGGCAAGTCATCTGACTGATTGAGCTGTAAATTCACCCAATCCCCTTGTGACAGGATTTCCTTATATTGGGACGTAGGTTAATTTAGTTTATATTTGCAGCTTAAGCCATTTAAGATGCTATCAAGGATTGTAGTGTTTGCTCTTTTACTGGGAGGAATGCTATTTACAGCCTGTGTCCCGGTACGCAAGCAAACCTATCTGCAGGAACGTCAGAACGAGTTACAGCATTATCCAAAAGATACTGTTGTAAAGCGTTTTACCGCAGAAGAATATACATACAGATTACGGGCAGGCGATGTGGTTTCTGTTCGTATCACCAGCCTTACCCCGGAGCAGTGGGACTTCTTTCAAAAGAGCAATCCGGGAGGCGCACAGAACGGACAGCAGGATCCGTTGCTATCAGGCTATGTTATTTCCCCCGAAGGTGCCATCCAACTGCCGGTCGTAGGTGCTGTTACCATAGCCGGCTTATCGATCATAGAAGCCAATCAGCATCTGCAGCAGCAGGTAGAGCAATACCTTAAAAACCCTACAGTTCACATCAAGCTGCTCAATTTTAACTATACCTTATTAGGTGAGGTAAACTCCCAGGGCACCTTCAACACCTACGACCCAAGGATGAACATACTCCAGGCCGTAGGTAGGGCAGGGGGCTTAACAGAGTTCGCAGACAGGGCCAATGTAAAGATCGTTCGCAAAATGGGCGAAGAAGTAGAGATTGCCTTCGTGAACCTCCTGGACGATGATGTGATCACCTCCCCCTACTTCTACCTCCGCCCTGACGATGTGGTGGTGGTACGTCCGCTTAAAGTCAAGACCTTTAATAACTTCACTGCCAGGAATATATCGTTGGGTCTTTCCGTGCTTTCTATTCTAAGTATTCTTTATCTAAGAGTAATGTAATAGGACACAAATAAATGCTTAAAACTTGAGTGCTCATCAGGATTTTCTAAAGAAAAATGCAGTTATACATTAAACAGTACATCAGCCCTACATTCTAGGTATCAAATGGTTATGATTAAAAGAAGAAGCTTTAAATTTAGCTTTTAATTGTACTTCCACAGGCGGGACAGATAATAATAGATGAAAACAGCACTCATTACAGGTATAACAGGACAGGACGGCTCCTATTTAGCAGAACTATTGCTTGAGAAAGGCTATATGGTGCATGGCATCAAACGCCGTTCTTCCCTTTTCAATACCGATAGGATAGATCATCTCTACCAGGATCCACACGAAAGAAATGTAAGGCTTAAGCTACATTATGGTGACCTGACGGATTCAACTAACCTGATCCGCATCATCCAGGAAGTACAGCCGGATGAAATCTATAACCTGGCTGCCATGAGCCATGTACAGGTAAGCTTTGATACCCCCGAATATACCGGCAATGCCGATGGACTGGGAACTTTGAGAATCCTTGAGGCAGTACGCCTGCTTGGACTCTCTGAAAAAACTAAGATCTACCAGGCCTCTACTTCAGAACTCTATGGCAAAGTACAGGAAGTGCCACAGTCAGAACGCACACCTTTCTACCCCCGTTCTCCCTATGCGGTTGCTAAAATGTATGCCTATTGGATAACAGTTAACTACCGTGAAGCCTATAATATGTATGCCTGCAATGGCATCCTGTTCAACCATGAATCACCTGTACGGGGAGAAACTTTTGTCACCCGTAAAATCACCAGGGCCGCTGCCAGAATTGCTCTCGGCGCACAGGATAAATTATTTCTGGGTAACCTGGATGCCAAGCGCGACTGGGGTCATGCCAAAGACTATGTAGAGGCCATGTACCTCATCCTTCAGCAGGAAAAGCCGGAAGATTACGTGATCGCCACAGGCAGAACCACCTCAGTACGGGACTTTGTACGCATGACCTTTGCAGAACTGGGTGTATCTTTGCATTTCAAAGGCAAAGGCGTGGAGGAGCGGGGATACATATCCAGCACCGACGGACGTTATAAATTACCTGCAGGAAAGGAGGTCGTATGCATCGACCCCCGCTATTTCCGTCCAACAGAGGTAGACCTGCTCATTGGTGACCCCACCAAAGCAAAAAAGCAGCTGGGCTGGGAACCAAATCACTCACTGCAGGATTTGGTGAAAGACATGGTAAACTCCGACATGGAGCTCATGAAGAAAGACGAACACCTGGTCAACAGCGGGTTCAAAACATTTAATTACTACGAGTAACAACATCAGTGGCTCAACAGCAGACTCCAGGAAACAGCGCAGGGCAGCAGCTTGATTATAAGCGATACCTTTTACTAGTATTACGCTACTGGTATGTGGTGCTGATCAGTCTGTTCCTGTTCCTGGGATGGGCTTATTATAAAAATAAGTATTCCCCCAGGACCTACCAGGTGGCCATGACCATGCTCATCAAGGAGAACCAGGGCCAGGAGAATTCTGCGGCCATGCTGTTCAGCAATTCTCTGATCAAACCAAACATTAACTATTACAACGAGCCCTACCTGTTAAAAGCAGATCCGCTGATCGGGCAGGTGGTGCAAAAGCTGGGATTCACAACCAGTTACTATCTACAGGGGAATATTAAAACCACTGAAATTTACCCGGGACTTCCACTGGAATTTACCCCTGATACCACAAATGGCGCTTCACTTCCCTACGGCAGTACTTTTTGGATTCAGGTACTCAACAGCCGTCAGTTTCAGATAAAAGTCTATGTTGAAGATGAACCTTTATTTTCCAGTGCAGAACCTGTTTACGAGTTTGGAGAGTCGATTCAGCTAAGGGATCAAATTATTCAGGTAACTAAGAAGCCAGGTTTCACGAATTCGGAAGCATTCAAACAGGCTTATATTGTTCGCTTTGACCATCCAGGTAGTGTAGCAGCAGCCTATGTTTCTAAGCTTAATATTAAATGGGTCGAACAGGGAGCCGCGGTATTATCCCTAAGTACCATTGGTGAGATTCCAGAAAAAGAAATACGCTTTCTGCAGGCCTTGTCTCAAACCTATATTGAAAAGGACCTCACCAGGAAAAACCAAAATGCTTCCAATACCATCGGATTTATATCCGATCAGCTAATGCAAATTGGCGATTCGCTGGATCTCATTGAGCGGAGGCTGCAAAACTTTAAGCAGGAAAATATTGGTGTAGGGCTAGGCGATCGTGCCAATGTACTATTCTCCAAACTTCAGGGCCTTGAGCAGGAAAAGAATATGACTGTACTCAGGGAGCGGTATTTTGATTATATCAGCGATCATATCTCCAGGGGGCTTGAAACAACAGATTTGATTGTACCCTCCTCTTTGGACATTGGTGATCCTGTCCTCAACAGTTTGATCAGCCAGTTGGTAAATCTGCAGCTACAAAAAGAAGAGCTTAAGAGAAGTACCCAGGCATCCAACCCTATCCTCATCACCCTCGATGAACGTATCAGCGATCTAAAGCAGAACCTGCTGAAAAGTATTGAAGCCCAGCGGGGTAGCATCGATATCTCCCGCAAATCTATCAACAGGGAGATTAATTTAGTAGAACGAGACATCAGGCAGCTGCCAAGGTCAGAGCGTGAATTCATTAACATCCAGCGGGTATATAAGCTTAGTGAGAGCTTATACAATTACCTGCTGGAAAAGCGTGCCGAAGCAAGTATCACCAAGGCCTCTGCTACCTCTGATATCTCCATCGTGAATCCACCCAAGCAGGTGAGTGGCGCCATCACACCAGATGTGAAGGGTAATTACACAAAATCAGTCATGCTGGGTCTGGGCCTCCCGTTGGGGCTCCTTTTTCTGTTGTTTTATTTCAACAACAGGGTCCAGTCAAAAGAGGATCTGGCAAAATATACCTCCATTCCGCTCTTAGGAATGGTGGGTCATAATCCGGCCAATAACAATTTGATTGTTACTACAAAGCCAAAATCTGCCATTTCAGAATCGTTCAGAGGAATAAGGTCTAATCTTAACTTCTTCACCTCCTCCACAGCTGCTGGTAATAACGGCAAAATATTTCTCCTGACTTCTTCCATCAGTGGCGAAGGTAAAACCTTTTGCTCCATCAACCTGGCATCTGTTTTTACCTATAGCGGGTTAAAAACCGTAATTGTGGGTGCGGACATGCGCAAGCCAAAAATATTTCAGGACTTCAAGCTGACAAATGATGTTGGATTGAGTAACTACCTGGCCGGAGTCAGCAAATTTCAGGAGATCATTCAGCCAACCCATATCCAAAATCTATATGTTATTTCCGGAGGCATCATACCTCCTAACCCGGCAGAACTCCTGCAGGGAGAGAGAATGGCTGCACTGATACAGCAACTAAGGAGTGAGTTTGATATCGTGATCATCGATAGTCCACCCCATGGGTTGGTAACAGACTCCCTGTTGCTAATGCCTGCTGTGGATCATACAATTTTTGTGGTGCGCCAGAATTACACCACCACCACCTTATTGAAGAATGTAGAAGCTGATTATGCCAGCGGCCGCTTAAAAAACATAAGTATTCTGCTAAACGATGTAAAGACATCCAAGCATGGGTATGGATATGGGTACGGCTATGGATATGGATATTACGAAGAAGATGAAGACAACACTAGAAAAAGAGGCCTTGCCAGCTTATTCAGCTCAAGATCAAAATAATCAACAAAACAGCCAACTTCAGGAGGAGGACTGGACGCTGATCATACGGCCGCAGTCTAGCCTGTTTGACCTGCAGCTGGCAGAGGTATGGCGGTATCGCGACCTGATGCTGCTTTTTGTACGAAGGGACTTTGTAACTTTCTACAAGCAGACTATCCTGGGGCCCCTATGGTTTTTCCTGCAGCCTATACTTACCACCATCATCTTTACTTTTGTGTTTGGCAGGGTAGCCAATTTATCTACAGATGGCATTCCGCATGTGGTTTTCTATCTTAGTGGTATCGTGCTGTGGAATTATTTTGCCGAATGTGTAAATAAAACCTCCGGAACTTTCACGCAAAATGCCAACCTGTTTGGTAAGGTTTACTTTCCACGCATTGTATTGCCTCTTTCCATCGTCATGAGCAATTTATTGCGCCTGGGTGTCCAATTGCTGCTCTTCATCGGGGTGTGGGTTTACTTTTTTGCAAAAGGTGCTGAGGTAGCCATCAATGCCCATGCGCTGTTATTCCCTGTTCTGATCCTGATCATGGCGGCACTGGGTTTAGGACTGGGCATGATCATCTCCTCGATGACCACAAAATACCGTGACCTTACTTTTCTAATCACCTTTGGCGTACAGCTGGCCATGTATGCCTCGCCTGTGATCTATCCTATCTCTTCGCTGGATGGCGATATCAGGATGCTCATCATGGCAAACCCCATGACTGCTATCATTGAGACTTTCCGCTACGGGTTCCTGGGTGAGGGTACTTTTAGCTGGGCTTTGCTTGGTTATAGTGCTGGGTTTAGTATTGTGGCTCTCTATATAGGAACGATCATCTTCAATAAAGTGCAAAGATCCTTTATGGATACCGTTTAGATATACCCTGATGTCTGATACCGTAATTAAGGTAGAAAATCTCTCCAAGCAGTATCGATTGGGGGTGGTTGGAACCGGTACTTTATCTCACGACCTTAGTCGTTGGTGGCATGGATTAAGAGGAAAAGAAGATCCTTATCACATCATCGATGAAACAAACGACATATCTAGCAAAGGGAGAAGTACAAACGTTTGGGCATTAAGAGATATAAATTTTGATGTCAAAAAGGGTGAAATTCTTGGTGTCATAGGCAAAAATGGAGCCGGTAAATCAACTTTATTAAAAATATTAAGCCGGGTAACAGCTCCTACTAAGGGTACTGTCAAAGCAAAAGGAAGAATAGCCTCTCTTTTGGACGTTGGTACAGGTTTTCATCCGGAGCTAAGCGGGAGAGAGAACGTTTTTCTGAATGGCACCATCTTAGGCATGACCCGTGCAGAAATAAAAAACAAGCTGGATGAGATTGTTGAGTTCAGTGGTACACTACGATATATTGATACTCCGGTTAAACGGTACAGTACAGGCATGCGTGTTCGTTTAGCCTTTGCTGTGGCTGCACATTTAGAATCTGAAATTCTTATTGTAGATGAGGTGTTGGCTGTGGGCGACGCCGAATTTCAAAAAAAAGCATTAGGCAAAATGCATGGTGTTGCAAAAGATAGTGGCAGAACTATACTTTTTGTGAGTCACAATATGGCTGCTATCAAAACTCTTTGTAACAAAGGCATTCTGTTAAAAAATGGTCTTATAGATTTTAGAGGCAGTACCAGAGCTTGCATTCAAGAATATCTGGCACAGAATATAGCTGAGTATTCACTACATGAGTTAGAAGGAAATATTAGCAGAAGCGGTAATGGAAAAGTAAAATTCATTGCTTTTCATCTGGAAAATGAATCCGGAGATCTGATCAATTATGTACTAACAGGTGAGACTATTGCTTTAGTCTTCAAAATAAAGGTGGCTGATAGATCTATAAAAATGATTGATATAGGCTTTTCACTGCACAACCATTACAATGAAAGACTCTGCTTCTTGTATAGTTCTTTTCAGAATACACTATTCTCAGCCGATGAAGGGGAAACGCTTGAAATCAGGTGTTTCATTAAGGACTTTCCTTTTACAGGAAGAAAGTTGGTTGTAAGAGGAAGGATTGAGGCAGATGGCTCTGAAGCTGACTGGCCTAAAGTAAACCTCGGGACTATTGATGTTGAACCAGGTGACTTTTATGGAACAGGTAAAATAAATGATAGCAAAGATCCATTCCTGATAAAAGGAACCTGGGATATCGTGAAATAGATTATTATATCATTATTGGAATAATATTATACTAAGACAGGATTCATTAAAACATTTTATCTGTACAGCTTTTCATCTCCCTTGGAATGATGACTTTCAAAACTCCGCTACTTTTCCTTGTATTTAATAGGCCAGATACTACAGCAGTAGTTTTTCAAAGAATCAGAGTTGCACGACCACTTTTTCTTTTTATTGCAGCAGATGGGCCTAGGAAAGAAGTTACAGGTGAAAGAGAGAAGTGCGAAGCTGTAAGAGCAATAGTTCAGGAAATAGACTGGCCTTGTGATGTTAGATATTTATTCAGAGAAGAAAATTTAGGTTGTAGCAG of the Flammeovirgaceae bacterium 311 genome contains:
- a CDS encoding ABC transporter (COG1682 ABC-type polysaccharide/polyol phosphate export systems, permease component); this encodes MPAYSAQDQNNQQNSQLQEEDWTLIIRPQSSLFDLQLAEVWRYRDLMLLFVRRDFVTFYKQTILGPLWFFLQPILTTIIFTFVFGRVANLSTDGIPHVVFYLSGIVLWNYFAECVNKTSGTFTQNANLFGKVYFPRIVLPLSIVMSNLLRLGVQLLLFIGVWVYFFAKGAEVAINAHALLFPVLILIMAALGLGLGMIISSMTTKYRDLTFLITFGVQLAMYASPVIYPISSLDGDIRMLIMANPMTAIIETFRYGFLGEGTFSWALLGYSAGFSIVALYIGTIIFNKVQRSFMDTV
- a CDS encoding capsular exopolysaccharide family protein (COG3206 Uncharacterized protein involved in exopolysaccharide biosynthesis), producing the protein MAQQQTPGNSAGQQLDYKRYLLLVLRYWYVVLISLFLFLGWAYYKNKYSPRTYQVAMTMLIKENQGQENSAAMLFSNSLIKPNINYYNEPYLLKADPLIGQVVQKLGFTTSYYLQGNIKTTEIYPGLPLEFTPDTTNGASLPYGSTFWIQVLNSRQFQIKVYVEDEPLFSSAEPVYEFGESIQLRDQIIQVTKKPGFTNSEAFKQAYIVRFDHPGSVAAAYVSKLNIKWVEQGAAVLSLSTIGEIPEKEIRFLQALSQTYIEKDLTRKNQNASNTIGFISDQLMQIGDSLDLIERRLQNFKQENIGVGLGDRANVLFSKLQGLEQEKNMTVLRERYFDYISDHISRGLETTDLIVPSSLDIGDPVLNSLISQLVNLQLQKEELKRSTQASNPILITLDERISDLKQNLLKSIEAQRGSIDISRKSINREINLVERDIRQLPRSEREFINIQRVYKLSESLYNYLLEKRAEASITKASATSDISIVNPPKQVSGAITPDVKGNYTKSVMLGLGLPLGLLFLLFYFNNRVQSKEDLAKYTSIPLLGMVGHNPANNNLIVTTKPKSAISESFRGIRSNLNFFTSSTAAGNNGKIFLLTSSISGEGKTFCSINLASVFTYSGLKTVIVGADMRKPKIFQDFKLTNDVGLSNYLAGVSKFQEIIQPTHIQNLYVISGGIIPPNPAELLQGERMAALIQQLRSEFDIVIIDSPPHGLVTDSLLLMPAVDHTIFVVRQNYTTTTLLKNVEADYASGRLKNISILLNDVKTSKHGYGYGYGYGYGYYEEDEDNTRKRGLASLFSSRSK
- a CDS encoding polysaccharide/polyol phosphate ABC transporter ATPase (COG1134 ABC-type polysaccharide/polyol phosphate transport system, ATPase component), which produces MSDTVIKVENLSKQYRLGVVGTGTLSHDLSRWWHGLRGKEDPYHIIDETNDISSKGRSTNVWALRDINFDVKKGEILGVIGKNGAGKSTLLKILSRVTAPTKGTVKAKGRIASLLDVGTGFHPELSGRENVFLNGTILGMTRAEIKNKLDEIVEFSGTLRYIDTPVKRYSTGMRVRLAFAVAAHLESEILIVDEVLAVGDAEFQKKALGKMHGVAKDSGRTILFVSHNMAAIKTLCNKGILLKNGLIDFRGSTRACIQEYLAQNIAEYSLHELEGNISRSGNGKVKFIAFHLENESGDLINYVLTGETIALVFKIKVADRSIKMIDIGFSLHNHYNERLCFLYSSFQNTLFSADEGETLEIRCFIKDFPFTGRKLVVRGRIEADGSEADWPKVNLGTIDVEPGDFYGTGKINDSKDPFLIKGTWDIVK